From one Halothece sp. PCC 7418 genomic stretch:
- a CDS encoding DUF4258 domain-containing protein has translation MKFTKQLRMLVSQDQAVQKIPDLFLTGKYTDRNHVQRRMQQRAINLDMMKLAIAYGEVEFHSKAKTWTLLDKSLENTPYSNFADKLRGLRLIALPKLQDEIICVTTVYWSYALRY, from the coding sequence ATGAAGTTCACGAAACAATTGCGGATGCTGGTGAGCCAAGATCAAGCCGTTCAAAAAATTCCAGACCTCTTCCTAACTGGGAAATACACGGACCGAAACCATGTTCAACGACGGATGCAACAACGCGCAATCAACCTTGACATGATGAAACTGGCTATTGCTTATGGAGAAGTTGAATTTCACTCAAAAGCTAAAACTTGGACACTACTGGATAAATCTCTGGAAAATACCCCTTACTCCAATTTTGCCGATAAATTGCGAGGATTACGATTGATCGCTCTTCCCAAACTGCAAGATGAAATCATTTGTGTAACCACTGTCTATTGGAGTTACGCCTTACGCTATTAG
- a CDS encoding VWA domain-containing protein: MSKFKQFTTQAPRRLPVIILADVSGSMSVDGKIETLNRALREMLNSFQDEDDVRAKIYVSVVTFNGNAATLHQPLLIADEVIWKDMSAAGRTPMGSAFSLVKEMLEDKEQIASRDYRPTLVLVSDGIPTDDWRSPLKELLDSPRASKAVRLAMGIGAEADNEPLQAFIANQDTQLPVFQADEASQIRQFFRFVTLSVTSRSKSATPNTVPSFDYDDIDDIDF, from the coding sequence ATGAGCAAGTTCAAACAGTTTACAACCCAAGCCCCAAGACGACTTCCCGTAATTATTCTCGCTGATGTCAGTGGTAGCATGAGCGTTGATGGGAAAATCGAAACTCTAAACCGTGCGCTTCGAGAAATGCTCAACTCATTTCAAGATGAAGATGATGTCAGAGCAAAGATTTATGTCTCTGTTGTCACCTTTAACGGTAATGCAGCCACCCTTCACCAACCCTTACTGATTGCAGATGAAGTAATTTGGAAAGACATGAGCGCTGCGGGAAGAACCCCTATGGGAAGTGCTTTTTCTCTCGTGAAAGAAATGCTAGAAGACAAAGAACAAATCGCCAGCCGGGATTATCGTCCCACCCTAGTTTTAGTGTCTGATGGCATTCCTACCGATGACTGGCGTTCCCCTCTCAAAGAATTATTAGACTCCCCACGAGCTTCTAAAGCCGTGCGTCTGGCGATGGGAATTGGCGCAGAAGCCGATAATGAGCCACTACAGGCGTTTATTGCCAACCAAGACACGCAATTACCCGTTTTCCAAGCTGATGAAGCCAGCCAAATTCGTCAGTTTTTCCGTTTTGTCACTCTAAGCGTCACCAGTCGCTCGAAAAGTGCGACCCCAAACACAGTTCCTTCCTTTGACTATGACGATATTGACGACATTGACTTTTAG
- a CDS encoding PP2C family serine/threonine-protein phosphatase, with the protein MELNHWECFGASVQGILHKKENRPNEDAWKRHSTRYTTAVVVSDGMGSKPNARFGAKMACQAVNDGLRNWAKVSDAPPVYLLRLIHINWTLRVLPQSEADSAATCLFAVVLASGKLVLAQLGDGIVALREPDGKVTRLTPPKTGFGNETTGLGVARSTKEWSVITRSRLLPGTAILLASDGIADDLKPDRIGDFIEVLINDFAPLPPRKRYHAIASELRQWTTENHLDDKTLAILFAKPTGEKNG; encoded by the coding sequence ATGGAATTAAATCATTGGGAATGCTTTGGCGCTTCCGTACAAGGTATTCTTCACAAAAAAGAAAATCGCCCTAATGAAGATGCTTGGAAACGACACAGCACCCGATACACCACTGCGGTTGTTGTCAGTGATGGTATGGGGTCAAAACCCAACGCTCGTTTTGGCGCAAAAATGGCGTGTCAAGCGGTGAATGATGGGTTGAGAAACTGGGCGAAAGTGTCTGACGCGCCTCCCGTTTATTTATTGCGTTTGATTCATATCAATTGGACATTGCGAGTGCTTCCTCAATCAGAAGCCGATAGTGCTGCAACTTGTTTATTTGCGGTGGTTTTGGCTTCAGGAAAACTGGTGTTGGCGCAGTTAGGAGATGGAATTGTAGCGTTACGGGAACCCGATGGAAAAGTTACTCGGTTGACTCCACCGAAAACGGGCTTTGGGAATGAGACCACAGGGTTAGGTGTCGCCCGTTCAACAAAGGAATGGTCAGTAATCACGCGATCGCGCCTCCTACCTGGAACAGCCATTTTACTCGCTTCTGATGGCATTGCTGATGACTTAAAACCCGATCGTATTGGAGATTTTATAGAAGTGCTAATCAATGATTTTGCGCCCCTTCCTCCCCGCAAACGTTACCACGCGATCGCTTCCGAATTGCGCCAATGGACAACCGAAAACCATCTCGATGACAAAACCTTAGCCATACTGTTCGCCAAACCAACAGGAGAGAAAAATGGATAA
- a CDS encoding protein kinase domain-containing protein, with product MDKPKKTVVDELGTAYELTKELGEGGQGKVFAVSGGRYAVKLLPKKSDRETLRRKLQRVRLLPIDDLKMASPKAMLKPPRVGYVMEILTGMTPIQTLINIPVDPELYLAGGGLKRRLLLLAQCAEIFSRLHAKGLVYSDPSPGNIFISSDVDSYEVRLIDADNLHYESDPASGVYTPSYGAPEVVKGKSGVNTLTDAYAFAVIVFQALTLIHPFIGDWVNEGEPELEDKAYQGEVPWIDDPHDTRNQTEAGIPREIVLSPGLRKLSQQCFGEGLNDPLQRPGISQWRDKLYSAAAFTVHCPECAMTYYPNKQRFCPWCDSPQPRFVEVRIIRWEPEKGCCEEKEHIFHRLVLEENYGLTLTTRVIKGRTGEAGTDPLVELVLAGEKIRVRSVEDKNYLLTCEAYGIEKSASINSEKWRAFPIYKNEKYGRWRLHFDALNAPHRVALFIDRS from the coding sequence ATGGATAAGCCAAAAAAAACCGTAGTTGATGAACTGGGAACCGCTTATGAATTAACCAAAGAATTGGGAGAAGGAGGACAAGGTAAGGTTTTTGCTGTCAGTGGCGGAAGATATGCGGTTAAACTGCTTCCCAAAAAATCTGATCGTGAAACCCTACGCCGAAAACTCCAACGAGTGAGACTGCTTCCCATAGACGACTTAAAAATGGCAAGTCCTAAAGCCATGTTAAAACCGCCTCGTGTTGGGTATGTCATGGAAATATTAACGGGAATGACTCCCATTCAAACCTTAATCAATATTCCTGTTGATCCTGAATTGTATCTCGCAGGAGGGGGACTAAAACGGCGGTTACTGTTACTAGCGCAATGTGCGGAAATCTTTTCTCGACTCCACGCCAAAGGGTTAGTTTATAGTGACCCCTCCCCAGGAAATATCTTTATTTCTAGCGATGTGGATAGCTACGAAGTGCGATTAATTGATGCGGATAACCTTCATTATGAATCTGATCCCGCTTCAGGGGTTTATACTCCCAGTTATGGCGCACCAGAAGTGGTGAAAGGAAAGTCTGGAGTTAATACTCTCACTGATGCTTATGCGTTTGCTGTGATTGTTTTTCAGGCCTTAACCCTCATTCATCCCTTCATTGGTGACTGGGTAAATGAAGGAGAACCCGAATTAGAAGACAAAGCGTATCAGGGGGAAGTTCCTTGGATTGATGATCCTCATGATACTCGCAATCAAACGGAAGCAGGTATTCCCCGTGAGATAGTTTTATCTCCAGGGTTGCGGAAACTCTCTCAACAGTGTTTTGGAGAAGGATTAAATGATCCCCTACAACGTCCTGGTATTTCTCAATGGCGAGATAAGTTATATTCGGCTGCGGCTTTTACAGTTCATTGTCCAGAGTGTGCAATGACCTATTATCCCAATAAACAGCGATTTTGTCCCTGGTGCGATTCACCGCAACCGCGTTTTGTGGAAGTGCGGATCATCCGTTGGGAACCCGAAAAAGGATGTTGTGAGGAAAAAGAACATATCTTTCATCGTCTGGTTTTAGAAGAGAATTATGGTCTAACTTTAACGACTCGCGTGATTAAAGGACGAACAGGAGAAGCGGGAACTGATCCGTTAGTGGAACTGGTTTTAGCAGGAGAAAAAATCAGAGTTCGTAGTGTCGAGGATAAGAATTATTTATTAACTTGTGAGGCTTATGGGATAGAAAAATCAGCCAGTATCAATAGTGAGAAATGGCGGGCTTTCCCAATTTACAAAAATGAAAAATATGGACGCTGGCGTTTACATTTTGATGCGTTAAATGCCCCTCATCGTGTTGCATTATTTATTGATCGGAGTTAA
- a CDS encoding DEAD/DEAH box helicase has protein sequence MKISDLQAGRIFLIELETKNKDTNALKKKAEVFLYQPQTTRETLLQFSDQVWEVSGSDSKSQQTLEEILERNLPRLCWLVSVKQNSLQVQIHEFPYALTLPDELPIGVDEKIIDDVRDRYLQNTASSEDIINWLTQEILMDNPQEGKPPRTLLQAGQSYQNGLENSFQLLGKTIKVNVKRTIEQTLRIERIEKRTQRKTQNNIRPVILVNAEFSFCDASIAGTMRGSSRTELDALIQNSESYLALWQQYNNLEQEAIVEQAQQLGWLNYHNYKILPNGDRRFFLQSSSQLREQLQRLSDTPNFSLEVNSIPPDFTNTKKEKSQQNQFRGQVTQVNFNQPETIDLRPLDPDEEISIPEKGYIFFSLSGDYARLNRRQKAEERIRNAEGGMPQLGLILEQQSVTVRRTRNYKPITKEVKKVFNGMSPTPRQEEAIKVALNTPDIALIQGPPGTGKTKVITAIEARLAEVAEETNRSITHRLLLTSFQHDAVENAAEKTVVYGLPAVRVGGRSRQPSSLDNIDRWRRERIEKLEAQLANTPETAGRRLLKQVGNLVISYALTPRTPQESIPLLKEVLDLTQGRIRKELSDQLLDYIQQLKRPPEIEDDEAREKARKAVRSLRTDAGSFSDDGAIAAQKVLSRLDSLNILTSEQLELLQQAAAWIEETPPPFLEALTNLKEELLEQLTPIEITPVSPISNPEIESLLNQVHHSLSDHIRQSKEGIEDVLEEYLDDLKTDPNGVRETLNNYTVVLAATCQQSAGKAVQKITNTDNSVFETVIVDEAARANPLDLFIPLSKAERRIVLVGDHRQLPHILEPDIEKELRDSSETTQEILQKSLFERLFNHLKNLEKQDGIKRTVTLDTQYRMHPILGDFVSQNFYEIHGEPHIESQRPEKDFYHHLPDYNTAVASWINVPSKQGQERQGKSKSRPIEAKIIAEEVARLIKINPELTFGIITFYSAQVTEIWQALETVDLAQISDEGKYEIAPQWRETRDKEGKIVEQLRVGTVDAFQGKEFDIVFLSLVRSNTIPVKKEADLRRKYGFLMLENRLCVAMSRQKRLLIAVGDLAMIQDENASKAIPHLVEFYKLCCSQWGTTSPLTKGG, from the coding sequence ATGAAAATTAGTGATTTACAAGCAGGACGAATCTTTCTGATTGAATTAGAAACGAAAAACAAAGATACAAACGCCTTAAAGAAAAAAGCAGAGGTGTTTTTGTATCAACCGCAAACCACAAGAGAAACTCTCCTTCAGTTTTCTGATCAAGTGTGGGAAGTTTCGGGAAGTGATAGCAAATCTCAACAGACATTAGAAGAGATTTTAGAACGTAATCTTCCTCGTTTATGTTGGTTAGTTTCAGTGAAGCAAAACAGCTTACAAGTACAAATTCATGAGTTTCCTTATGCGCTAACTTTACCTGATGAACTTCCTATTGGTGTCGATGAAAAAATTATAGACGATGTGCGCGATCGATATCTTCAAAATACTGCAAGTTCTGAAGATATTATTAATTGGTTAACTCAAGAAATTCTGATGGATAATCCCCAAGAGGGAAAGCCACCACGCACTTTATTACAAGCGGGTCAATCTTATCAAAACGGACTAGAAAATAGTTTTCAGTTGTTAGGGAAAACCATCAAAGTTAATGTCAAACGCACCATTGAACAAACTTTAAGAATAGAAAGAATTGAAAAACGAACGCAACGGAAAACCCAAAATAATATCCGTCCCGTTATTTTGGTTAACGCAGAATTTTCTTTTTGTGATGCGTCTATTGCGGGAACAATGCGAGGAAGTTCACGCACTGAACTCGATGCTTTAATCCAAAATTCAGAAAGTTATTTAGCCCTCTGGCAACAATACAATAACTTAGAACAAGAAGCAATTGTTGAACAAGCCCAGCAACTCGGCTGGTTAAACTATCATAATTATAAAATACTTCCCAACGGCGATCGTCGCTTCTTTCTTCAGTCCTCTTCTCAACTGCGAGAACAACTACAACGCTTAAGCGATACTCCTAATTTTTCCTTAGAAGTTAATTCAATTCCTCCAGACTTTACCAACACAAAAAAAGAGAAATCTCAACAAAACCAATTTCGAGGACAAGTCACACAAGTTAACTTTAATCAACCAGAAACCATTGATCTTCGTCCCCTCGATCCTGATGAAGAAATATCCATTCCTGAAAAAGGATATATTTTCTTTTCTCTCTCAGGAGATTATGCACGATTAAACCGCCGTCAAAAAGCAGAAGAACGCATCCGAAATGCAGAGGGAGGAATGCCGCAATTAGGACTTATTTTAGAACAACAATCCGTTACTGTGCGACGAACGAGAAACTATAAACCCATCACCAAAGAAGTCAAAAAAGTTTTTAATGGGATGAGTCCTACCCCTCGTCAAGAAGAAGCGATAAAAGTGGCTTTAAATACCCCCGATATTGCATTAATTCAAGGTCCCCCTGGAACAGGAAAAACTAAAGTAATTACTGCTATAGAAGCCAGATTAGCAGAAGTAGCAGAAGAAACCAATCGTAGCATTACCCATCGCTTACTTTTAACCAGTTTTCAACATGATGCGGTAGAAAATGCAGCAGAAAAAACGGTTGTCTATGGACTTCCTGCGGTACGAGTGGGAGGACGATCGCGCCAACCATCAAGTTTAGATAACATCGATCGCTGGCGAAGAGAACGCATTGAAAAATTAGAAGCACAACTTGCAAACACCCCAGAAACCGCAGGAAGAAGACTCTTAAAACAAGTAGGAAACTTAGTGATCAGTTATGCGCTGACACCGCGAACTCCTCAAGAAAGTATCCCCTTATTAAAAGAAGTTTTAGACTTAACACAAGGAAGAATTAGAAAAGAACTTAGTGACCAGTTGCTAGATTATATTCAGCAATTAAAAAGACCACCAGAAATTGAAGATGATGAAGCAAGAGAGAAAGCCAGAAAAGCAGTGAGAAGTTTAAGAACTGATGCTGGAAGTTTTAGCGATGACGGCGCGATCGCGGCGCAAAAAGTCTTATCTCGTCTTGACTCTCTAAACATTTTAACATCAGAACAACTTGAACTCTTACAACAAGCCGCCGCTTGGATCGAAGAAACACCTCCACCCTTTTTAGAAGCATTAACTAACCTCAAAGAAGAACTTCTCGAACAACTTACACCCATCGAAATCACCCCTGTCTCTCCCATTTCTAACCCTGAAATCGAAAGTCTGCTGAACCAAGTTCATCACTCCTTAAGCGATCACATTCGACAATCCAAAGAAGGAATAGAAGACGTTTTAGAAGAATACTTAGACGACTTAAAAACCGATCCTAATGGTGTACGAGAAACCCTTAATAATTATACCGTTGTCTTAGCCGCCACTTGTCAACAATCCGCAGGAAAAGCCGTTCAAAAGATTACAAACACAGACAATAGTGTTTTTGAAACCGTCATTGTTGATGAAGCAGCCAGGGCGAACCCTTTAGACTTATTTATCCCTCTTTCTAAAGCAGAACGAAGAATTGTTTTAGTAGGAGATCATCGCCAACTCCCTCATATTTTAGAACCTGATATTGAAAAAGAACTCCGTGACTCCTCAGAAACCACTCAAGAAATCTTGCAGAAAAGTCTCTTTGAACGTTTGTTTAATCACCTGAAAAACCTAGAAAAGCAAGACGGAATTAAACGCACTGTCACCCTTGATACTCAATACCGAATGCACCCCATTTTAGGTGATTTTGTCAGCCAAAACTTCTATGAAATTCATGGTGAACCCCATATTGAATCTCAACGTCCTGAAAAAGACTTTTATCATCATCTTCCCGACTATAACACGGCGGTTGCCAGTTGGATTAATGTTCCCAGTAAACAAGGACAAGAAAGACAAGGAAAAAGTAAATCTCGCCCCATAGAAGCGAAAATCATCGCTGAAGAAGTCGCCCGTTTAATTAAAATCAATCCAGAATTAACCTTTGGAATCATCACCTTTTATTCCGCACAAGTGACCGAAATTTGGCAAGCATTAGAAACCGTTGATCTCGCACAAATCTCCGATGAAGGAAAATATGAAATTGCACCGCAATGGCGAGAAACTCGTGATAAAGAAGGAAAAATTGTTGAACAGTTAAGAGTAGGAACAGTAGATGCGTTTCAAGGAAAAGAATTTGATATCGTATTCTTATCCTTAGTGCGAAGCAATACAATTCCTGTCAAAAAAGAAGCAGACTTGCGGAGAAAATATGGTTTTTTAATGTTAGAAAATCGGCTTTGTGTCGCCATGAGTCGTCAAAAGAGATTATTAATTGCAGTAGGAGATTTAGCCATGATTCAAGACGAAAACGCCTCAAAAGCCATTCCTCATTTAGTGGAATTTTACAAACTCTGTTGTAGTCAATGGGGAACAACTTCCCCCCTTACAAAGGGGGGATAG
- a CDS encoding DUF2357 domain-containing protein: MQYLNRITGTKQATPPQSFLLGQWQILTENSALTLNQIPLSKQSQFYLVGNQNHRLNLRGNNQTEDFQITLPRWQISEELIADSIRSFHSQRKSLEEQESSLDQWRKIPPLIPEIQDRIKLQPLTQEIADKLKHLEEICRRPRTYLKMETERLPVSRAKRISKHAVSFLSAHPEDWERVKMHTVIPKNILSLVREELLDIYENRVTVRLIDHLLDYINCRIQEVKAIKQELDEANNFSADVENIFYLNSRRVCTLWGDYFDTDIGEIEAEETLKKLQSLQYKLRGLISTPVYQAIPQQAHISGTLKRTNILVHDQHYRHVDQLWRKWSHWKSQKKKTPQQFFQESQDFCEGFESFCLLLITRALMGNNTSDDKGFSFQSVADTIPQKNSQPFQFTGLFGSITLTWNKDGTFLLTDETQKNRPLKIIPMISQLKTSESEQFIQTIESQIEKQIELTNRDFPYCLILYPGVAEDRHQLSSDLQKRIYTLGNQTFPNQSLVGFLPVTPLDIFSVERVARGIQWWLNGQRYQVYPPLISLPYPLDNSLKSILRCLQPTNTSQNFRVIQFSTPAEKQDYQRELERMINQYRSQGRSQKGKVQRLETIKEMALLEQVEEELTYLIVCPVCHDSDNKSNFQSLETGCFSCCCNKCNSQWGTKMSNELNQKYPYIDVNHNSTISSPEEIDRTVGRDILNYNF, from the coding sequence ATGCAGTATCTCAACCGCATCACAGGAACAAAACAAGCAACCCCTCCTCAGTCTTTTTTACTAGGACAATGGCAAATTTTAACCGAAAACTCTGCTTTGACCTTAAACCAAATTCCTTTATCTAAACAGAGCCAATTTTATCTAGTTGGAAACCAAAACCATCGCCTTAACCTACGAGGAAACAATCAAACCGAAGATTTTCAAATAACTCTTCCTCGTTGGCAAATTTCCGAAGAATTAATTGCGGATAGTATTCGCTCTTTTCACTCTCAAAGAAAATCCCTTGAAGAACAAGAAAGTAGTTTAGATCAATGGCGCAAAATTCCACCACTCATTCCCGAAATTCAAGACCGAATTAAACTGCAACCATTGACACAAGAAATTGCTGATAAACTCAAACATCTTGAAGAAATTTGTCGTCGTCCTCGCACTTACTTAAAAATGGAAACAGAAAGACTTCCTGTTTCGAGAGCCAAACGCATTTCTAAACACGCTGTCTCCTTCTTATCGGCTCATCCCGAAGACTGGGAAAGAGTAAAAATGCACACAGTTATCCCGAAAAATATCTTATCTTTAGTGAGAGAAGAATTATTAGATATCTATGAAAATCGGGTCACTGTGCGTTTAATTGATCATCTTCTTGACTACATTAACTGTCGCATTCAAGAAGTGAAAGCGATTAAACAAGAATTAGATGAAGCTAACAATTTTTCTGCTGATGTGGAAAATATTTTCTACTTAAATAGTCGCCGAGTTTGTACTTTATGGGGAGACTACTTTGATACCGATATCGGAGAAATTGAAGCAGAAGAAACCCTGAAAAAATTACAATCACTTCAATATAAATTACGAGGATTAATCAGCACTCCAGTTTATCAAGCAATTCCCCAACAAGCTCATATTAGCGGTACTTTGAAAAGAACAAATATATTAGTTCATGATCAACACTATCGCCACGTTGATCAGTTATGGCGAAAATGGAGTCACTGGAAAAGCCAAAAAAAGAAAACACCTCAGCAATTTTTCCAAGAGAGTCAAGACTTTTGTGAAGGGTTTGAGTCATTTTGTTTACTCCTCATTACTCGTGCTTTAATGGGAAATAACACCTCAGATGATAAAGGATTTAGTTTTCAATCTGTTGCTGATACAATTCCGCAAAAAAATAGTCAACCTTTTCAGTTTACTGGCTTGTTTGGTAGCATTACTCTCACTTGGAACAAAGATGGGACGTTTTTACTCACTGACGAAACACAAAAAAATAGACCTCTTAAAATTATTCCTATGATTAGTCAGTTGAAAACGTCTGAGTCGGAACAGTTTATTCAAACAATTGAATCACAAATAGAGAAACAAATTGAGTTAACTAACCGAGACTTTCCCTACTGTTTAATTCTCTATCCTGGAGTAGCTGAAGATCGACATCAACTGTCTTCTGATCTGCAAAAGCGAATTTATACTTTAGGAAATCAGACTTTTCCCAATCAATCTCTAGTGGGATTTTTACCTGTGACTCCCCTTGATATTTTTAGCGTGGAAAGAGTCGCCCGTGGAATACAATGGTGGCTGAATGGTCAACGGTATCAAGTCTATCCTCCGTTAATTTCCTTACCCTATCCACTGGATAATTCCTTAAAGTCAATTCTGAGATGCTTACAACCAACTAACACCTCTCAAAACTTTAGGGTTATACAGTTTTCCACCCCAGCAGAAAAACAGGATTATCAAAGAGAATTAGAACGAATGATTAATCAATATCGCTCTCAAGGAAGGAGTCAAAAAGGGAAAGTCCAAAGATTAGAAACGATAAAGGAAATGGCTTTACTCGAACAGGTTGAAGAGGAATTAACCTACTTAATTGTTTGTCCTGTTTGTCATGATTCTGATAATAAAAGCAATTTCCAATCTCTAGAGACGGGCTGTTTTTCTTGTTGCTGTAATAAGTGTAATAGTCAGTGGGGAACTAAAATGAGTAACGAATTGAATCAGAAGTATCCCTACATTGATGTTAATCACAACTCAACGATTTCTAGTCCAGAGGAAATTGATCGTACTGTTGGTCGTGATATCCTTAACTATAATTTCTAA
- a CDS encoding AbgT family transporter, translating to MASGMNLSVVNPTKDETVEAVSLLTADGIRRIVSEAVPNFVQFPPLGTVLVALLGVRVAQESGLLTTALPRLGSRLG from the coding sequence ATCGCGTCTGGGATGAATTTATCGGTTGTTAATCCAACAAAAGATGAAACAGTAGAAGCGGTTTCTTTACTCACAGCAGACGGCATCCGCAGAATCGTCAGTGAAGCCGTTCCCAACTTTGTCCAATTCCCTCCGTTAGGAACGGTATTAGTTGCCCTATTAGGGGTCAGAGTCGCCCAAGAAAGTGGACTCTTAACAACGGCGTTACCTCGGTTAGGTAGTAGGTTGGGTTGA
- a CDS encoding OB-fold protein: protein MKTISCSNCSCAIRLIDLEHDTQVAEKIKGDEQNKPINPKNLYYCPNCGVFKYVRKTNDNKFFNLNSLPKQSIDSFFIKIRKEDRNPNEETLRFTTGVNYTKKATDNINTKSSINSSKENYKGDSFSEYAIWLIFGLVFSLVSWGFTLFLPDSENNVNNTVERRTTETSEPEPEPEVITAREIYEEYDENEIAADSKYEGDIISLTGTITDISKDIRGYPYLIINSSVQCVFQQGDESKLEWLSKGEKVTVKGRVKGLSIVGQVLLTQCEK, encoded by the coding sequence ATGAAAACAATAAGTTGTAGTAACTGTTCATGTGCTATAAGGCTAATAGACTTAGAACATGACACTCAAGTAGCTGAAAAAATAAAGGGGGATGAACAAAACAAACCTATAAATCCTAAAAATTTGTACTACTGTCCAAATTGTGGTGTTTTTAAGTATGTTAGAAAAACTAACGATAATAAATTCTTCAACTTAAATTCTCTTCCTAAACAAAGTATTGATAGTTTCTTTATAAAAATTAGGAAAGAAGATCGAAACCCTAATGAAGAAACTTTACGTTTCACAACAGGAGTTAATTATACCAAAAAAGCAACCGACAATATTAATACTAAGAGTAGTATTAATTCTTCTAAAGAAAACTATAAGGGAGATTCATTTTCTGAGTATGCGATTTGGCTTATTTTTGGTTTAGTTTTTTCGTTAGTTTCTTGGGGTTTTACATTATTTCTTCCTGATAGTGAAAATAATGTAAACAATACTGTTGAAAGAAGAACAACTGAAACTAGTGAACCAGAACCAGAACCAGAAGTGATTACTGCAAGAGAGATTTATGAAGAATATGATGAAAACGAAATAGCAGCAGATTCAAAATATGAAGGTGATATTATTTCACTTACAGGAACAATTACTGATATCTCAAAAGATATACGAGGTTACCCATATCTAATCATAAATAGTAGTGTGCAGTGTGTATTCCAACAGGGTGATGAATCAAAGTTAGAGTGGCTATCAAAAGGAGAAAAAGTAACCGTAAAAGGAAGAGTGAAAGGGCTTTCAATTGTGGGGCAAGTTTTATTAACTCAATGTGAAAAATAA
- a CDS encoding GntR family transcriptional regulator, protein MVKFHIKLDSEIPASKQLFDQIQFAIASRQYPPGHRLPSTRQLAMMTGLHRNTISKVYRQLEDTGLVESLAGSGIYVKSQGHEGGKRYTTAQAASETEDLSETTHQVVQDGINELLSLGCSLQQVRELFLSEINWRLQCSAQVLVTVPQSDIGAGKLILQDLEPTLGVPIQLVPMEQLTDILEETDSATVVTSRYFIKDVDAIAAPKSVRVIPVDIYNYAKEIKIITQLQTNTCLGIVSLSSGFLDAAERIIHSLRGEELLVMTAQATNIPKLKALVRTAQTIICDQASYQQVKQTVNEIAEDLIRPPEVICSDNYISTESIRLLRQELGLGQF, encoded by the coding sequence ATGGTTAAATTTCATATCAAGTTGGACAGTGAAATTCCAGCCTCCAAGCAGCTTTTTGACCAGATTCAGTTCGCGATCGCGTCTCGACAATATCCCCCTGGTCATCGCCTTCCTAGCACCCGTCAACTGGCGATGATGACAGGGTTGCATCGCAACACCATCAGCAAAGTTTATCGACAACTGGAAGACACAGGACTAGTCGAATCCCTAGCAGGTTCAGGGATTTATGTCAAGAGCCAAGGTCACGAAGGGGGAAAACGTTACACAACTGCCCAAGCAGCATCAGAAACGGAAGATTTATCCGAAACGACTCATCAAGTAGTACAAGACGGGATTAATGAATTACTGAGCTTAGGATGTTCTTTGCAACAAGTGCGAGAGCTTTTTCTTTCAGAAATCAACTGGCGATTGCAATGTAGTGCACAAGTTCTGGTGACAGTACCTCAAAGTGATATTGGTGCGGGAAAGCTAATTTTGCAAGATTTAGAACCGACTTTAGGTGTTCCCATTCAATTAGTACCCATGGAACAACTAACCGATATTTTAGAAGAAACTGATTCCGCTACGGTTGTCACTAGCCGTTATTTTATTAAAGACGTGGACGCGATCGCTGCACCGAAGTCTGTCCGTGTCATTCCAGTTGATATTTATAACTATGCTAAAGAAATCAAAATCATCACCCAACTGCAAACCAACACCTGCTTGGGAATTGTCAGTTTAAGTTCGGGGTTTCTCGATGCTGCGGAACGAATTATTCACAGTTTACGGGGAGAAGAATTATTGGTCATGACCGCTCAAGCCACAAATATCCCCAAGTTAAAAGCCCTGGTTCGCACCGCACAAACCATTATTTGCGACCAAGCCAGTTATCAGCAAGTGAAGCAAACCGTGAATGAGATTGCTGAAGATCTAATCCGTCCGCCAGAAGTTATTTGTAGCGATAATTATATTAGTACCGAATCAATTCGCCTCTTGCGCCAAGAGTTAGGGTTAGGACAGTTTTAA